The Corynebacterium suranareeae genome window below encodes:
- a CDS encoding vWA domain-containing protein, with protein sequence MVNTLNFKTVDVPRLTRGVVAATTALFFGALVSFAPGAMAQEPPVAENGASGSLSNLGACIADKGALDVIIMIDETESLIHEAKDGVVNPDQPGADAQHHRVPAAQSFVDELLAKQSDGDLNTRIRVAGFGQTYKSGATDPDNYGAWTELNDSTASGVQDEISRFADRTQEQYTNYASAIEGAYQDFTRSGSENSCRMLVTFTDGALTAQEGADVAEAALCEPGGVTDRLRSAGITHIGIGLSAPSNPSDFSLLRSTTAGGGTCGVEPANGAFFPADNVGGLFAAFREALAIGGEAIGETRAGDPFSFTLDNSVNSVRFTAIAKDDLGANAHLVLTAPNGETVELKDSGNTTANNTEVSWEAESSPVQMADGILNLQEGGDWKGVWQIQFQGIDPAAVDGRVFNSVEIQPDLQVVFGGGESADGSLNLRDDQQLNMQLVGRDGQPRVLEGSALVDLGFTRADTGEFTPLAQGLDISGGDLSFPLDMISQLPAIGTVEARTTITTAGVDSLPGTTLSPILNTTRIAITQRDMPQLPASVRFAADQDVVTVDIPVTGPGKVWVAPGTQLSGVLPDGVEGIAVSSTFDSPENALVLGLDEQGTLPAELTVSDLRDGLVNGSVPLQISNAEGANETSVDLPTEGTLSVPINASTFAAAFILALVLSLLIPLLILYIVRFISAKVPSAAMSAVRIPVDFSGEALRYAGNTTPDLAAQTTASKQVVVHGDSFNVEGHKLKVQRFHWHPFASPSVIVQTDPSISGDGKQVGTQAKLPLAVQGNWFLTASGADPSRMELIALTNLPREQSQIDRMVADITSKAPDRARELQKLLDDAATSQSAKTPPRAPEAAAQGSVDKQTPSFGSSPGGGFGSGGGFGSGSGSNDTNGGFGSGGGFGAR encoded by the coding sequence ATGGTGAACACATTGAACTTTAAAACTGTGGACGTACCTCGATTAACACGTGGAGTTGTTGCTGCAACCACCGCGTTATTTTTCGGTGCTTTAGTAAGTTTCGCGCCGGGAGCAATGGCACAAGAACCACCTGTTGCGGAAAACGGAGCATCAGGGTCACTGAGTAATTTGGGTGCATGTATCGCTGATAAAGGTGCTCTTGATGTCATTATCATGATTGATGAAACTGAGTCGTTGATCCATGAGGCTAAAGACGGCGTGGTTAATCCAGATCAGCCAGGCGCAGATGCCCAGCACCACCGCGTACCGGCAGCACAAAGCTTTGTGGATGAGCTTCTAGCCAAGCAAAGTGATGGCGATTTGAATACCCGCATCCGGGTTGCGGGTTTTGGTCAAACCTACAAGTCTGGTGCCACTGATCCAGATAATTATGGTGCGTGGACTGAACTAAATGATTCCACGGCCAGTGGGGTTCAAGATGAAATCTCTCGCTTCGCGGATCGCACTCAGGAGCAATACACCAACTATGCTTCCGCCATTGAGGGTGCCTACCAAGATTTCACCCGCTCTGGATCTGAGAATTCTTGCCGCATGCTGGTGACTTTTACCGATGGTGCATTGACTGCCCAGGAAGGCGCAGATGTTGCTGAAGCAGCTTTGTGTGAGCCTGGTGGCGTGACAGATAGATTGCGCAGTGCCGGTATTACTCACATTGGTATTGGTTTATCTGCTCCCTCCAATCCTTCTGATTTCAGCCTTCTTCGGAGCACCACCGCAGGTGGTGGCACCTGTGGTGTAGAACCAGCCAATGGTGCATTCTTCCCTGCAGATAACGTCGGAGGACTTTTTGCAGCGTTCCGTGAGGCTTTAGCCATTGGTGGCGAAGCAATCGGGGAAACCCGAGCTGGCGATCCGTTCAGTTTCACTTTGGATAATTCGGTGAACTCCGTGCGTTTCACCGCGATTGCTAAGGATGATCTTGGTGCGAACGCTCACTTGGTTTTAACCGCACCCAATGGCGAGACTGTAGAGCTGAAAGATTCCGGAAACACCACTGCCAACAACACTGAGGTTAGCTGGGAAGCTGAAAGCTCTCCCGTGCAGATGGCTGATGGAATCTTAAATCTGCAGGAAGGCGGGGACTGGAAGGGAGTATGGCAGATCCAATTCCAAGGGATCGATCCTGCAGCAGTTGATGGACGCGTATTCAACTCGGTGGAAATCCAGCCGGATCTCCAAGTGGTGTTTGGTGGAGGGGAATCTGCCGATGGTTCTTTGAATCTTCGCGATGACCAGCAGTTAAATATGCAGTTGGTGGGCCGTGATGGTCAGCCACGAGTTCTGGAAGGCTCTGCGTTGGTGGATCTTGGTTTCACCCGTGCTGATACAGGTGAGTTCACCCCATTGGCTCAAGGACTGGATATCTCTGGCGGTGATCTAAGCTTCCCGCTGGATATGATTTCCCAGCTGCCAGCTATTGGCACGGTGGAAGCCCGCACCACGATTACCACCGCAGGTGTAGATAGTCTTCCCGGCACCACGTTGAGTCCAATTCTTAACACCACACGCATCGCCATTACCCAGCGCGATATGCCACAGCTTCCGGCATCTGTGCGCTTTGCAGCAGATCAGGACGTGGTCACTGTAGATATCCCGGTCACTGGGCCCGGCAAGGTATGGGTTGCTCCTGGGACTCAGCTCAGTGGAGTACTACCAGATGGAGTGGAAGGCATCGCGGTATCCAGTACGTTCGACAGTCCCGAGAATGCTTTGGTGCTTGGATTAGATGAACAAGGTACATTGCCTGCTGAGTTAACCGTGAGTGATCTTCGCGATGGCCTGGTCAACGGCTCAGTGCCACTCCAGATTTCCAATGCGGAAGGCGCTAATGAAACCAGCGTGGATCTGCCCACCGAAGGTACATTAAGCGTCCCGATTAATGCCTCTACTTTCGCAGCAGCCTTCATTTTGGCACTTGTGTTGTCTCTTCTGATTCCGCTGCTCATTTTGTACATTGTGCGATTTATCTCCGCAAAGGTCCCTTCAGCGGCGATGAGTGCAGTACGAATCCCGGTGGATTTCTCCGGCGAAGCACTGCGCTATGCAGGAAACACCACCCCTGATCTTGCAGCTCAAACTACTGCATCCAAGCAGGTTGTGGTGCACGGAGACAGCTTCAATGTGGAAGGCCACAAACTTAAAGTCCAGCGTTTCCACTGGCATCCGTTTGCTTCCCCATCAGTGATCGTCCAAACCGACCCATCGATTAGCGGCGATGGGAAACAAGTGGGCACTCAGGCGAAGCTTCCACTGGCAGTCCAAGGCAACTGGTTCCTCACCGCAAGTGGGGCTGACCCAAGCCGCATGGAACTGATCGCTCTCACCAACCTGCCGCGCGAACAAAGCCAAATCGACCGCATGGTCGCCGACATCACCAGCAAAGCCCCCGATAGGGCACGCGAACTACAAAAATTGCTTGACGACGCCGCGACCTCCCAGTCCGCCAAGACCCCACCGCGCGCGCCAGAGGCAGCCGCGCAGGGGAGCGTCGACAAGCAAACTCCTAGTTTTGGCAGCAGCCCTGGAGGCGGCTTCGGATCGGGTGGTGGCTTTGGATCCGGTAGCGGATCTAATGACACCAATGGTGGATTCGGTTCTGGCGGCGGCTTCGGTGCGCGATAG
- a CDS encoding dipeptidase translates to MTQFENVQELKANIESQREQIFTQLKEIVSFNSVHSDPNLLDDYAGAKDWVKSTLSDAGLSVSEFPAEDGTTNFIATRKGTEGAPTVLLYSHFDVVPSGPLDLWDTNPFELTERDAGHGTRWYGRGAADCKGNLVMHLAALRAVEASGNTDLNLTYVVEGSEEMGGGALSALIKDKPSLFDADVILIADSGNAAVGTPTLTTTLRGGGQVTVTVNTLEGAVHSGQYGGAAPDAVAALVRVLDTLRDEHGRTVIDGVNTTANWEGEPYDPETFRSDAGILDGVEIMGDGDNPASMLWSRPAISITGFTSTPVAEALNAVPATASAKLNLRVPAGLEANEVAQKLKDHLIKHTPWGAKITVDIDDINQPFSTDITGPAMSTLASCLSVAYDGKDLVTEGSGGSIPLCTELIEINPKAELALYGVEEPLTVIHSANESVDPNEIRDIATAEALFLLNYAK, encoded by the coding sequence ATGACCCAATTCGAAAATGTGCAAGAACTTAAAGCAAACATCGAAAGCCAACGCGAGCAGATCTTTACCCAGTTGAAAGAGATCGTTTCCTTCAACTCCGTGCACAGCGACCCCAACCTGTTAGACGATTATGCAGGTGCAAAAGATTGGGTTAAATCAACCCTGAGCGATGCTGGTCTATCTGTCAGCGAATTCCCCGCAGAAGATGGAACCACCAACTTCATTGCCACCCGAAAGGGCACTGAAGGCGCTCCCACAGTCCTGCTGTACAGCCACTTTGATGTTGTTCCTTCCGGCCCGCTTGATCTGTGGGACACCAATCCTTTTGAACTCACCGAGCGCGATGCGGGCCATGGAACACGCTGGTACGGACGAGGCGCTGCGGACTGCAAGGGCAATTTGGTTATGCACCTCGCCGCTCTTCGCGCTGTGGAAGCCAGCGGAAACACTGACCTCAACCTCACCTACGTCGTCGAAGGCTCAGAGGAAATGGGAGGCGGAGCACTCAGCGCGCTCATCAAGGACAAGCCTTCGCTTTTCGACGCCGATGTCATCCTCATTGCCGACAGCGGAAACGCAGCAGTGGGCACCCCAACATTAACCACGACCCTGCGAGGTGGCGGCCAGGTCACCGTCACGGTGAACACACTTGAAGGCGCAGTGCACTCCGGCCAATATGGCGGTGCTGCTCCTGATGCTGTTGCTGCGCTCGTTCGTGTTCTAGACACCTTGCGCGATGAGCATGGCCGCACCGTCATTGATGGTGTTAACACCACCGCGAATTGGGAAGGCGAGCCGTATGATCCAGAAACTTTCCGCAGCGATGCCGGAATTTTGGATGGTGTAGAGATCATGGGCGACGGCGACAACCCAGCAAGCATGCTGTGGTCAAGGCCTGCTATTTCCATCACTGGATTTACCTCTACCCCGGTGGCAGAGGCACTCAATGCTGTTCCAGCGACCGCATCGGCCAAGCTCAACCTTCGAGTCCCAGCAGGGCTTGAAGCAAACGAGGTGGCACAGAAGCTGAAGGATCACCTGATCAAGCACACTCCATGGGGAGCAAAGATCACGGTAGATATCGATGACATCAATCAGCCTTTCTCCACCGATATCACCGGCCCTGCAATGTCCACTCTGGCGTCGTGCCTCAGTGTCGCCTACGACGGCAAGGATCTTGTCACTGAGGGCAGCGGTGGATCCATTCCACTGTGCACTGAGTTAATTGAGATCAACCCAAAGGCAGAATTAGCGCTTTATGGCGTGGAGGAACCACTCACCGTTATCCACTCCGCTAATGAATCTGTTGACCCCAATGAGATTCGTGATATCGCCACAGCCGAGGCATTGTTCCTGCTCAACTATGCTAAGTAG
- a CDS encoding acetyl-CoA acetyltransferase, giving the protein MSLYTYTQSTRRSTIVEFRREQTRNHTMEPIQAEPRIYADDPFRARFGHQLPRGLREEARGMEWRTFTNTYAPTGNLRISNLESSARRGGMFHFTATLINNNQGERTTTDAQIMATGPVSACTNLLADAGRRVEILEFHQFDIFEATVTFIYTCNNVSRTWAMGFGGNPEQSAASAMSSAAHLLYG; this is encoded by the coding sequence ATGTCTCTCTACACCTATACCCAAAGCACCCGTCGCTCCACCATCGTCGAGTTCCGCCGCGAACAAACTCGCAACCACACCATGGAACCAATCCAGGCAGAGCCACGGATTTACGCTGATGACCCCTTCCGCGCACGCTTCGGCCACCAACTGCCACGCGGACTCCGCGAGGAAGCACGCGGCATGGAATGGCGCACCTTCACCAACACTTATGCCCCAACCGGCAACCTACGCATCAGCAACTTAGAATCCTCCGCACGCCGTGGTGGCATGTTCCACTTCACCGCCACCCTAATCAACAACAACCAGGGCGAGCGCACCACCACCGACGCTCAGATCATGGCAACAGGCCCGGTCTCCGCATGCACAAATTTGCTTGCCGACGCCGGCCGTCGCGTTGAAATCCTCGAATTCCACCAATTCGACATCTTTGAAGCAACCGTCACCTTCATCTACACCTGCAACAACGTTTCCCGCACCTGGGCAATGGGCTTTGGCGGTAACCCTGAGCAATCTGCAGCTTCCGCAATGAGCTCCGCAGCCCACCTCCTATACGGTTAA
- a CDS encoding Na+/H+ antiporter subunit A, with translation MLILFLALTAAAVVAPALIRTLGRPAFGLLALIPATGFFWVLTEFIKGTFKDGGALSLHYEWMPSAHLDIDFRMDSLAALFSLIVLGVGALVLLYCWGYFDSNPGRLSAFGAELVAFAMAMFGLVISDNILLMYVFWEITSVLSFLLVGYYGERASSRRSAGQALMVTTLGGLSMLVGIILVGTQAGVWKFSDIPAYSGSWADVPYIATAAALILAGALSKSAIAPTHFWLPGAMAAPTPVSAYLHSAAMVKAGIYLVARLSPDLNVVGSWYLIIIPLGMLTMIMGGWMALRQKDLKLILAYGTVSQLGFIISVVGIGTREALLAGLALTVAHSLFKATLFMIVGAIDHTTGTRDINKLSGLWRKIPVLFVVAAISAASMAGIPPLFGFIAKETALDAVLNEQMLHGMPGRLMLAGIVLGSIFTMAYSCYFLYEAFATKHSKFPETNGVSPAVASMHPVKFKLWIAPVILAILTVSFGVFPKPVSEAIVTHLDNVTPSHDEAHTYLALWHGLNVPLLLSVVIIISGFIIFWERATVERLRPNTAAFGSADTAYDAILDGLRVLSHRLTASTQRGSLTLNIGVIFFVLALVPLIALITGERNVVRMELWDTPVQGFIAAIIIVVAIVATTMDNRLSALILVGVTGYGIAVIFALHGAPDLALTQVLVETIIMVVFMLVLRKMPTEVAWKPEPKQSRARAWLAAATGLSVVIITIFAMNARTAQPISVYMQDLAYEIGHGANTVNVLLVDLRGFDTFGEISVLVIAATGIASLVYRNRSFRKDSRRPTLATTGRRWLAAAVDTERAQNRSLMVDVATRILFPAMMMLSVYFFFVGHNAPGGGFAGGLVASLAFSLRYLAGGREELEEALPVDAGRILGTGLSVSAVALLWPMVLLGEPPLTSHIWDLTLPLIGDIHIASALIFDLGVYLIVIGLTMHILNSLGGQLDRDEEMRKQRARDRARRLARNQRREAATVGARRSNEKSARQMPTIRPPGADTEPVAENGENETSISTKRIKQEGK, from the coding sequence GTGCTCATTCTTTTTCTCGCGCTCACTGCAGCCGCAGTAGTCGCCCCCGCTTTAATCCGAACTCTTGGCCGTCCAGCATTTGGACTTTTGGCACTCATCCCTGCCACCGGTTTCTTCTGGGTGCTCACAGAGTTCATTAAAGGCACCTTCAAAGATGGGGGCGCGCTGAGTCTTCACTATGAGTGGATGCCTTCCGCACACCTAGACATTGATTTCCGCATGGACTCCCTTGCGGCGCTATTCTCATTGATCGTCCTGGGTGTCGGCGCGTTAGTGCTTCTTTATTGTTGGGGTTATTTTGACTCCAACCCGGGCCGCCTCAGCGCCTTCGGCGCAGAACTCGTCGCCTTCGCCATGGCGATGTTTGGTTTGGTTATTTCAGACAACATCCTGTTGATGTACGTCTTCTGGGAAATCACGTCCGTTTTATCCTTCCTTTTGGTCGGCTACTACGGCGAGCGTGCATCATCCAGGCGCTCTGCTGGCCAAGCCCTCATGGTCACCACCTTGGGTGGACTATCCATGCTGGTGGGCATCATTTTGGTGGGAACCCAAGCAGGCGTGTGGAAATTCTCTGATATTCCCGCATACTCAGGTTCGTGGGCTGATGTGCCATATATCGCTACAGCAGCCGCACTGATTCTGGCGGGTGCTTTGTCCAAATCAGCCATTGCACCAACCCACTTCTGGCTTCCTGGCGCAATGGCCGCACCTACCCCAGTCTCTGCATACCTGCACTCTGCGGCGATGGTGAAAGCTGGTATCTACCTGGTTGCACGCCTATCTCCCGACTTGAACGTGGTGGGTTCGTGGTACCTGATTATCATTCCGCTTGGCATGCTGACCATGATCATGGGCGGTTGGATGGCGCTGCGCCAAAAGGATCTCAAGTTGATCCTTGCCTACGGTACGGTCTCCCAGCTTGGTTTTATTATTTCCGTGGTGGGAATCGGTACTCGTGAGGCTTTGCTTGCAGGCCTTGCTCTTACCGTTGCGCACTCGTTGTTCAAAGCAACGCTGTTTATGATCGTCGGCGCGATTGACCACACCACAGGTACGCGCGATATCAATAAGCTATCTGGTTTGTGGCGCAAGATCCCAGTACTTTTTGTAGTCGCAGCCATTTCAGCTGCTTCGATGGCAGGTATTCCACCGCTGTTTGGGTTCATTGCCAAAGAAACTGCATTAGACGCCGTGCTCAATGAACAAATGCTGCACGGTATGCCAGGACGGTTGATGCTAGCTGGAATCGTGTTGGGTTCGATTTTCACCATGGCATATTCCTGCTACTTCCTTTACGAGGCTTTTGCCACCAAACACTCCAAGTTCCCAGAGACCAACGGTGTTTCACCAGCGGTTGCATCCATGCACCCAGTGAAGTTCAAGCTGTGGATCGCGCCAGTTATCTTGGCAATCCTCACGGTTTCTTTTGGTGTATTCCCCAAGCCGGTCTCCGAAGCGATTGTTACCCACTTAGACAATGTGACGCCATCGCATGATGAGGCGCATACCTACCTGGCGCTGTGGCACGGATTGAATGTGCCGCTGCTGTTGTCAGTGGTGATCATTATTTCTGGATTTATTATCTTCTGGGAACGTGCCACCGTTGAACGTCTGCGTCCAAATACCGCAGCATTTGGTAGCGCCGATACCGCCTATGATGCGATCCTGGACGGATTGCGCGTGCTGTCCCACCGCCTGACTGCATCCACACAGCGTGGTTCATTGACCTTGAACATCGGTGTGATTTTCTTCGTGCTTGCATTAGTACCGTTGATCGCGTTGATTACTGGCGAACGCAATGTGGTGCGCATGGAGCTCTGGGATACCCCAGTGCAAGGGTTCATCGCAGCGATCATCATCGTGGTGGCCATTGTGGCAACCACCATGGACAATCGCCTTTCTGCGTTGATTTTGGTGGGTGTTACCGGCTATGGCATCGCGGTCATTTTCGCCCTCCACGGCGCACCTGATCTGGCACTGACTCAGGTGCTGGTGGAAACCATCATCATGGTTGTGTTCATGCTTGTGCTGCGCAAGATGCCCACAGAAGTCGCGTGGAAACCAGAACCAAAGCAGTCTCGCGCACGTGCCTGGCTTGCTGCTGCAACGGGACTGTCTGTAGTGATCATCACTATCTTCGCCATGAATGCGCGTACTGCTCAACCAATCTCGGTGTACATGCAAGATTTGGCATATGAGATCGGCCATGGAGCAAACACCGTCAACGTGTTGCTGGTGGATCTGCGTGGTTTTGATACCTTCGGTGAGATCTCTGTTCTGGTGATTGCTGCCACCGGTATTGCCTCCCTGGTCTACCGAAACAGAAGTTTCCGCAAGGATTCTCGCAGGCCCACCTTGGCAACCACTGGGCGTCGTTGGTTGGCTGCTGCTGTTGATACAGAACGTGCACAGAACCGTTCCCTCATGGTTGATGTAGCAACACGTATCCTCTTCCCAGCCATGATGATGTTGTCGGTGTACTTCTTCTTCGTTGGACACAACGCACCCGGTGGCGGTTTCGCCGGTGGTCTTGTGGCATCATTGGCGTTCTCCCTGCGTTACCTCGCCGGTGGACGTGAAGAACTAGAAGAAGCCCTGCCAGTTGATGCTGGCAGAATCCTCGGCACTGGACTGTCGGTCTCTGCAGTAGCGCTGCTTTGGCCAATGGTGCTGTTGGGTGAACCACCATTAACCTCCCACATTTGGGATCTCACCTTGCCACTCATTGGTGATATCCACATTGCATCCGCGTTGATCTTTGACCTCGGCGTTTACCTCATCGTGATCGGATTGACCATGCACATCCTCAACAGCCTGGGCGGCCAGCTCGACCGCGATGAGGAAATGCGTAAGCAGCGTGCTCGTGACCGTGCGCGCCGCTTGGCGCGCAACCAGCGTCGAGAAGCAGCAACCGTGGGTGCTCGCAGGTCAAATGAAAAATCTGCACGCCAAATGCCTACGATTCGGCCTCCCGGAGCAGACACCGAGCCGGTGGCTGAAAACGGTGAGAACGAAACGTCGATAAGCACAAAGCGCATTAAGCAGGAAGGAAAATAA
- a CDS encoding Na(+)/H(+) antiporter subunit C — MVANLFLLLAAGTLVAAGVYLLLDRAMTKMIMGLMLIGNGANVLILVAGGSAGSPPILHRESEIYGEKIADPLAQAMILTAIVISMALTGFMLSLAYRQYRYRTEDFIEDDTEDVAITVRPTLASAAPDHDASDDPETGRMTSDGDEFGPESFEAPLKGDKDD; from the coding sequence ATGGTTGCCAATCTTTTCCTGCTTCTAGCAGCCGGAACGCTCGTGGCCGCAGGTGTGTATCTGCTGCTTGATCGCGCAATGACCAAAATGATTATGGGATTGATGCTGATCGGCAACGGCGCCAACGTCCTGATTCTTGTCGCCGGTGGCTCTGCTGGATCACCACCAATTTTGCACCGCGAAAGCGAAATCTACGGCGAGAAAATCGCCGACCCCCTTGCCCAAGCCATGATCCTGACTGCAATCGTGATTTCCATGGCTCTGACCGGCTTTATGCTGTCACTTGCATACCGCCAGTACCGTTACCGCACCGAGGACTTTATTGAAGATGACACCGAGGACGTTGCAATTACTGTCCGACCAACCCTGGCTTCTGCTGCCCCTGACCACGATGCGTCCGATGACCCTGAGACTGGCCGCATGACCTCAGACGGTGATGAGTTTGGCCCAGAGTCCTTCGAAGCACCACTAAAGGGAGATAAGGATGACTAG